A genomic window from Fusarium oxysporum Fo47 chromosome VIII, complete sequence includes:
- a CDS encoding histidine phosphatase superfamily has translation MSTLEPRPPYSEAEIKNLYPPQLRLQLVQILLRHGERTPITARFTSTGLAPFWPYCSAARRLTSVILDPSATDTHVDPADNPGLTALEWKRRLETFGPDDAPILATGRNGELDAICDMGMLTDRGRETTYNLGQRLRHLYVDQLRFLPEKLAFDTDTAAIYLRATPIPRALESLQQAFYGLYPPSARASGLHPPTILTRSPADETLFPNDGNCRRFAALARAFAQRCADRWNDSDEMAYLTKRLGRWMPEEHPHVAVDSRPRLSGIMDTINATKAHGQATRLPKEFYDREVKRIIEKIGVEEWYAGYKESEEYRTLGIGGLLGDVVSRMVGSAERSTADGEYELALNKKVSATTPQPVRFGMSGCHDTTLAATLASLGAFNEEAWPPFTSHVAIELFRHVNAGATPPPEAPKPTGFLSFFGLGSKGASHAGLPPPGIGRKKTPDLTENEKERLKGYYVRLRYNDRPVTIPGCAPTGKHLDGDESFCTLEAFKEIVDKFTPINWKQQCRTNIKDPAFPSKPEPSGY, from the exons ATGTCAACTCTCGAACCCCGACCTCCGTACTCagaagctgagatcaagaaccttTATCCGCCTCAACTACGTCTGCAACTCGTCCAGATCCTTCTCCGTCACGGCGAACGCACACCTATCACCGCTCGCTTCACTTCCACAGGCCTTGCACCTTTCTGGCCATACTGCTCTGCAGCTCGTCGTTTAACCAGCGTCATTCTCGATCCTTCTGCCACCGACACCCATGTCGATCCCGCCGACAACCCAGGCCTTACTGCTCTCGAGTGGAAGCGCCGTCTCGAGACCTTTGGGCCTGATGATGCGCCTATCTTAGCCACTGGCCGCAATGGCGAGCTTGATGCTATCTGCGATATGGGCATGTTGACCGATCGTGGACGAGAAACAACGTATAATCTTGGCCAGCGCCTGCGCCATCTCTACGTCGATCAGCTTCGCTTCTTGCCGGAAAAACTCGCTTTTGACACTGACACAGCTGCCATCTACCTCCGCGCTACACCTATACCCCGCGCTCTTGAATCTCTTCAGCAAGCTTTCTACGGCCTCTACCCTCCCTCAGCTCGCGCCTCTGGCCTTCATCCTCCCACAATCCTTACTCGATCACCTGCTGACGAAACCCTCTTCCCCAATGATGGCAACTGTCGACGCTTCGCTGCTCTCGCACGCGCTTTTGCTCAGCGCTGTGCTGATCGCTGGAACGACTCCGACGAGATGGCATATTTGACAAAACGCCTTGGTCGCTGGATGCCTGAGGAACACCCACACGTTGCTGTGGACTCTCGCCCTCGCCTTAGTGGTATCATGGACACTATCAATGCTACAAAGGCCCACGGTCAAGCCACTCGGTTACCTAAAGAGTTCTACGATCGAGAAGTCAAGCGAATTATTGAGAAGATCGGTGTTGAGGAGTGGTATGCCGGATACAAAGAGAGTGAGGAGTACCGCACTCTAGGCATTGGTGGACTTCTCGGAGACGTTGTCTCTCGTATGGTCGGCAGTGCTGAGCGTTCTACTGCTGATGGCGAGTATGAGCTGgctctcaacaagaaggtATCTGCTACTACACCACAACCTGTACGATTTGGAATGAGCGGTTGTCACGATACCACTCTTGCTGCCACACTCGCCAGCCTCGGCGCCTTCAACGAAGAGGCCTGGCCGCCTTTCACAAGTCACGTCGCGATTGAACTATTCCGTCACGTCAATGCAGGCGCCACACCTCCCCCTGAAGCCCCTAAACCCACTGGCTTCCTGTCCTTCTTCGGCTTGGGTAGTAAAGGAGCCTCCCATGCTGGATTACCACCCCCAGGCATCGGTCGGAAGAAGACTCCAGACCTAACAGAGAACGAAAAGGAGCGCCTGAAGGGTTACTATGTCCGCCTGCGCTACAATGACCGCCCGGTGACTATCCCTGGCTGTGCACCAACAGGCAAGCAtcttgatggtgatgagtcCTTTTGCACTTTG GAGGCCTTCAAGGAGATTGTGGATAAGTTCACACCCATAAACTGGAAACAACAGTGTCGCACCAATATAAAGGACCCAGCCTTTCCTTCTAAGCCCGAGCCATCGGGATATTAA
- a CDS encoding Tautomerase/MIF superfamily, translated as MHLSPAMALPYTPSRTSTKPPNPKPRQKQETPALAPALTPRLLPGERRVKPRLSKPSLDPVLESDQRLSSDAEQIVTVDAAKVTRKQSLPILTRKRSDFFEEAFGSKHAQDPGDRIRNESPVLVEIKTNVIIEDEFTFITELSEYLSLRYNRPASSIVMTVQHGICIQFGGGSDPCYTMTIEALARDVQTTTNKRNIALFQRHMKQALRIPPSKGFLRFVPLAEDCAVWKGNTLAGHITGVIEEAQAMTERRGSLRAPRRRSSKVSLLYRYVEEAGFDQHE; from the exons ATGCATCTATCACCGGCAATGGCTTTACCTTATACCCCAAGTCGCACCTCTACGAAGCCTCCGAATCCAAAACCAAGGCAAAAACAAGAAACTCCTGCCTTAGCTCCAGCTCTAACTCCAAGATTACTCCCGGGAGAGCGAAGGGTCAAGCCTCGCCTTAGCAAGCCAAGTCTCGATCCTGTTCTGGAGAGCGATCAACGACTCTCAAGTGATGCAGAGCAGATTGTCACTGTGGATGCTGCCAAAGTGACGAGAAAGCAGTCATTACCGATACTCACCAGAAAACGAAGTGACTTCTTCGAGGAAGCATTTGGATCCAAGCATGCGCAAGACCCCGGTGATCGAATACGGAATGAGTCTCCTGTGCTAGTAGAAATCAAGACCAACGTCATT ATTGAAGATGAATTCACCTTCATCACTGAACTATCCGAGTACCTCTCTTTGCGATATAATCGCCCGGCGTCTTCTATCGTAATGACAGTCCAACATGGGATCTGTATTCAGTTTGGTGGCGGTTCTGATCCTTGCTACACCATGACAATCGAGGCTCTCGCTCGAGACGTTCAGACGACGACAAACAAACGCAACATTGCTCTCTTTCAGAGACACATGAAGCAGGCCCTGAGAATTCCTCCATCTAAGGGGTTCTTGAGATTCGTTCCCCTCGCCGAAGACTGCGCTGTGTGGAAAGGTAACACACTTGCTGGGCATATTACAGGGGTAATAGAAGAGGCACAAGCGATGACGGAGCGTCGAGGTTCGCTCAGAGCTCCGAGGAGAAGATCTAGTAAGGTGAGCCTCTTATATCGctatgttgaagaagctggttTTGATCAACATGAGTAG